In Ipomoea triloba cultivar NCNSP0323 chromosome 7, ASM357664v1, a single genomic region encodes these proteins:
- the LOC116024741 gene encoding probable WRKY transcription factor 3: MAENHAGRASKSSSLRLASARPSITLPPPSPIFTGGVSPGPMTLVSSLFGENDQDSECRSFSQLLAGAMDSPGARQQPPARRVDPNSKEEEVFRHNGSAITQPSMFTIPPGLSPASLLDSPGQGHFGISHHQALAQLTAQPCIQSDHPSSSLPPAPQFFQLQMPLPGRDHNSIKESSSNVSHSDNVSEPCSFPVDKPADDGYNWRKYGQKPIKGGEFPRSYYKCTHPNCPVKKKVERSLDGQITEIIYKGKHNHQPPQPRKGAKDTGNQNGLQGSSELNLMDGVPFQSLPMKDQESSLATQEHMSGSSESEKVSDAEARMDGREDDDERESKRRATEGQIPEPVTSHRTVTEPKIVVQTTSEVDLLEDGYRWRKYGQKVVKGNPFPRSYYKCTTAGCNVRKHVERLASDPKAVITTYEGKHNHDVPAARNSSHNTANNAPALQLRQHNPALDNQAALLQFKEEQIT; the protein is encoded by the exons ATGGCGGAGAATCACGCGGGACGAGCGTCGAAGTCGTCGTCGTTGAGGTTGGCTTCGGCGCGGCCGAGTATTACCTTGCCGCCGCCGAGTCCAATATTCACCGGCGGAGTGAGTCCAGGGCCGATGACTCTCGTATCGAGTTTGTTCGGCGAGAATGATCAGGATTCTGAGTGCCGCTCATTCTCTCAGCTGCTGGCCGGTGCCATGGATTCTCCCGGAGCTCGGCAGCAACCGCCGGCGAGGAGAGTGGATCCTAATTCAAAGGAGGAGGAAGTTTTCAGGCATAACGGCTCGGCAATAACTCAACCGTCAATGTTTACCATACCGCCGGGTTTAAGTCCTGCCAGTTTGCTGGATTCTCCCGGCCAg GGCCATTTTGGAATATCTCATCACCAAGCCCTTGCTCAGCTCACAGCTCAACCTTGCATTCAATCTGACCACCCATCTTCATCTTTGCCTCCTGCACCCCAGTTTTTTCAGCTTCAGATGCCTCTTCCTGGTAGAGATCATAACAGCATTAAAGAATCATCTTCTAATGTTTCACATTCTGATAATGTATCAGAACCTTGTTCTTTTCCTGTTGACAAGCCTGCTGATGATGGTTACAACTGGAGAAAGTATGGGCAGAAGCCAATCAAGGGGGGCGAGTTTCCCAGGAGTTATTACAAGTGTACTCATCCAAATTGTCCGGTGAAGAAGAAGGTTGAGCGTTCTCTTGATGGTCAGATAACCGAGATTATATACAAGGGCAAGCACAATCATCAGCCACCTCAACCCCGAAAGGGGGCGAAGGATACTGGAAATCAAAATGGCCTTCAAGGCAGCTCTGAACTGAATCTGATGGATGGAGTTCCCTTTCAATCATTACCAATGAAGGACCAAGAATCTAGCCTGGCTACTCAAGAACACATGTCTGGATCTAGTGAAAGCGAAAAGGTGAGTGATGCAGAAGCTAGGATGGATGGAagggaagatgatgatgaacgTGAATCAAAGCGTAG GGCCACAGAAGGGCAGATCCCCGAGCCAGTAACATCACATCGGACAGTGACAGAACCAAAGATCGTCGTTCAGACTACTAGTGAAGTTGATCTTTTAGAGGATGGATATAGGTGGAGAAAATATGGCCAGAAAGTTGTTAAAGGGAACCCTTTTCCAAG GAGCTACTATAAATGTACCACTGCTGGATGCAATGTGCGAAAGCACGTCGAAAGGCTTGCAAGTGATCCAAAAGCTGTCATAACAACATACGAGGGTAAGCATAACCACGATGTACCAGCAGCTAGGAATAGCAGCCACAACACAGCCAATAACGCCCCCGCGTTACAGCTGAGGCAGCACAACCCTGCACTTGATAATCAGGCTGCACTCCTGCAATTCAAGGAAGAACAAATTACATGA
- the LOC116026252 gene encoding uncharacterized protein LOC116026252 yields the protein MSAPLPYSHSLTFCGVLSESKRIINAHSRHFLALSVFFLLPLSFSLIIFPTLHAALYHPNPIIFYTSRFIRFDPTRADVEDDDEADLKFFVFHLVYGLFVFLVSLFGVSTISYSTFHGFYGRPVKLVSSFKSLLYSFLPMIATVVVAKVLLCSIGMAFGLSAGLLLKGLEMVGVEVDYDSVYFMVVAIIFAVVVGLVMLWVQVNWVLAPVVVVAESRWGYGPLRRSADLVKGMRGVALSILLFFSLLIGCLVGGCSTFLLHVGVAGGWWSWAVILQMVISSGFATVLMLQSVAAGVVLYMYCKALHGELAFEIAEEFAQDYVSLPFDKEKVPHVVYVV from the coding sequence atgtCTGCTCCTCTTCCCTATTCACACTCCCTCACTTTCTGTGGAGTTCTATCTGAATCGAAGCGCATAATCAACGCCCACTCTCGCCACTTCTTAGCGCTCTCTGTTTTCTTCCTCTTGCCCTTATCCTTCTCGCTGATCATCTTCCCTACTCTCCACGCCGCGCTCTATCACCCAAACCCTATCATCTTCTACACCAGCAGGTTTATCCGGTTCGACCCGACCCGGGCGGATGtagaggatgatgatgaagcGGATTTGAAATTCTTCGTGTTTCATCTCGTGTACGGTCTGTTTGTGTTCCTGGTTAGCCTGTTTGGGGTGTCCACGATCTCCTACAGCACCTTCCACGGGTTCTATGGTAGACCCGTGAAGCTGGTTTCGTCTTTCAAGTCGCTATTGTACTCTTTCTTGCCCATGATTGCGACTGTCGTTGTCGCGAAGGTGCTCCTTTGCTCAATTGGTATGGCTTTCGGGCTCTCTGCGGGCCTATTGTTGAAAGGGCTTGAAATGGTGGGAGTTGAGGTGGATTACGACTCGGTTTACTTCATGGTTGTGGCGATTATCTTCGCGGTGGTGGTCGGGCTTGTGATGCTGTGGGTGCAGGTTAATTGGGTGTTGGCGCCCGTGGTTGTGGTGGCTGAGTCGAGATGGGGGTATGGGCCCTTGAGGAGAAGTGCTGATTTGGTGAAGGGGATGAGAGGGGTAGCATTGTCAATATTGCTGTTTTTCAGCCTCTTGATTGGCTGCCTCGTGGGCGGTTGCTCCACCTTCTTGCTCCATGTAGGCGTGGCTGGCGGGTGGTGGAGCTGGGCAGTCATATTGCAGATGGTGATCAGCTCGGGTTTCGCGACCGTACTGATGCTTCAGAGCGTTGCTGCGGGCGTGGTGCTGTATATGTACTGCAAGGCATTGCACGGGGAGCTCGCCTTCGAGATTGCAGAGGAGTTTGCACAGGACTATGTGAGCTTGCCTTTTGACAAGGAGAAGGTTCCTCATGTTGTTTATGTTGTTTGA